In Litorilinea aerophila, the following proteins share a genomic window:
- a CDS encoding ABC transporter permease → MLIYTVRRLLLSIPTLLAVLTLVFVIVRVLPGDPAQAALGDYASKEAVEALRARMGLDKPLAVQYVTFLAGLLRGDLGNSMKSGKPVAEQIGFVLPHTLQLTLASIVVGVVFGVPLGIVTAVRRNGLMDYFGRIFSLAGLSIPAFYLGILLMLIFGLRLGWFPILWNDARGNLIAAIRQLVLPALTLGLIMTAYVTRMTRSAMLNILGEDYVRTARAKGLAERVVMFRHALRSALIPIVSIVGIFAVSLIGSSVMTEIVFSRPGLGKLMVDAVKQRDYTTLQSVMVVYAFLIVIINLVVDLLYGLVDPRVRYD, encoded by the coding sequence ATGCTGATTTATACGGTACGGCGTCTACTGTTGTCCATCCCGACCCTGCTGGCAGTCCTAACCCTGGTCTTCGTGATCGTCCGGGTCCTACCTGGTGATCCGGCCCAGGCAGCCCTGGGCGACTACGCCTCCAAAGAGGCGGTGGAAGCCCTGCGGGCGCGCATGGGCTTGGACAAGCCGCTGGCGGTCCAGTATGTGACCTTCCTGGCCGGCCTGCTGCGGGGCGATTTGGGGAATTCCATGAAGAGTGGAAAGCCGGTGGCCGAGCAGATCGGCTTTGTGTTGCCCCATACCCTGCAGTTGACCCTGGCTTCCATTGTGGTGGGGGTGGTCTTCGGGGTGCCGTTGGGCATCGTCACCGCGGTGCGCCGCAACGGCCTCATGGACTACTTCGGGCGCATCTTCTCCCTGGCCGGCCTTTCCATCCCGGCCTTCTACCTGGGCATCTTGCTCATGTTGATCTTTGGCCTGCGCCTGGGGTGGTTTCCCATCCTGTGGAATGACGCCCGGGGCAATCTGATTGCAGCCATCCGCCAATTGGTGTTACCGGCGTTGACCCTGGGTCTGATCATGACCGCCTACGTCACCCGCATGACCCGCTCGGCCATGCTCAACATCCTGGGGGAGGACTATGTGCGCACGGCCCGGGCCAAAGGACTGGCAGAACGGGTGGTGATGTTCCGGCACGCCCTGCGTTCTGCCCTGATTCCTATCGTCTCCATCGTTGGGATCTTCGCGGTGAGCCTGATCGGCAGCTCGGTCATGACCGAAATCGTCTTCTCCCGCCCTGGGCTGGGGAAGCTCATGGTGGATGCCGTCAAACAGCGGGACTACACCACCCTCCAGTCGGTGATGGTGGTCTACGCCTTTTTGATCGTGATCATCAACCTGGTGGTCGACCTCCTCTATGGCCTGGTGGACCCGCGGGTCCGCTACGATTGA